Proteins encoded within one genomic window of Nordella sp. HKS 07:
- a CDS encoding F0F1 ATP synthase subunit gamma — MPSLKDLRNRITSVKSTRKITKAMQMVAAAKLRRAQEAAVAARPYSERMATVLANLSSSMEGRDDAPQLLAGNGKDQVHLLVVCTAERGLCGGFNSSIARLARDHADRLMAQGKTVKIITVGKKGNDILKRLYGRFIIDTVDLRAARTLAFGHAQAIAQKVLKLFEEGQFDVCTLFFAEFKSVISQKPTALQLIPASVKGGNAPDLGGAIYDTEPDEGEILADLLPRNIAVQIFRALLENAASEQGARMSAMDSATRNAGDMINKLSIRYNRQRQAQITKELIEIISGAEAL, encoded by the coding sequence ATGCCAAGTCTAAAAGACCTTAGAAATCGCATCACGTCGGTGAAGTCGACGCGCAAGATCACCAAGGCGATGCAGATGGTGGCGGCGGCGAAATTGCGCCGCGCCCAGGAAGCGGCCGTCGCGGCGCGCCCCTATTCGGAGCGCATGGCGACGGTATTGGCCAATCTCTCGTCTTCGATGGAAGGCCGCGATGACGCGCCGCAGCTCCTTGCCGGCAACGGCAAGGACCAGGTGCACCTGCTCGTCGTGTGCACCGCCGAGCGCGGCCTGTGCGGCGGCTTCAACTCATCGATCGCCAGGCTGGCGCGCGATCATGCCGACCGGCTGATGGCGCAAGGCAAGACGGTGAAGATCATCACCGTCGGCAAGAAGGGCAACGACATCCTGAAGCGGCTCTATGGCCGCTTCATCATCGATACGGTGGACCTGCGCGCGGCGCGCACGCTGGCCTTCGGCCATGCCCAGGCCATCGCCCAGAAGGTGCTCAAGCTCTTCGAAGAGGGGCAGTTCGACGTCTGCACCCTGTTCTTCGCCGAATTCAAGTCGGTGATCTCGCAGAAGCCGACGGCGCTGCAGCTTATTCCGGCCAGCGTCAAAGGCGGCAATGCTCCCGATCTCGGCGGCGCCATCTACGACACCGAGCCGGATGAAGGCGAAATCCTTGCCGATCTCCTGCCGCGCAATATCGCGGTGCAGATCTTCCGGGCGCTGCTCGAAAACGCGGCATCCGAACAGGGTGCGCGGATGAGCGCCATGGACAGTGCGACGCGCAATGCCGGCGACATGATCAACAAGCTGTCGATCCGTTACAATCGCCAGCGCCAGGCGCAGATCACCAAGGAACTCATCGAAATCATTTCGGGCGCGGAAGCGCTCTAG
- the atpA gene encoding F0F1 ATP synthase subunit alpha: MDIRAAEISAILKKQIKDFGKEAEVSEIGQVLSVGDGIARVYGLDNVQAGEMVEFPNGIRGMALNLEVDNVGIVIFGSDRDIKEGDTVKRTGAIVEVPVGRELLGRVVDALGNPIDGKGPIKSTERRRVDVKAPGIIPRKSVHEPMSTGLKAVDALIPIGRGQRELIIGDRQTGKTAIVLDTILNQKPIHIAGPDKEKLYCVYVACGQKRSTVAQFVKILEDNGALEYSIIIAATASDPAPLQYLAPFTGCTMGEYFRDNGMHAVIAYDDLSKQAVAYRQMSLLLRRPPGREAYPGDVFYLHSRLLERAAKLNDSQGAGSLTALPIIETQANDVSAYIPTNVISITDGQIFLETDLFYQGIRPAVNVGLSVSRVGSSAQIKAMKQVAGKIKGELAQYREMAAFAQFGSDLDAATQRLLNRGARLTELLKQPQFSPLKTEEQVVVIYAGVNGYLDALPVNKVRDFEDGLLRLIRENHADILDAIRTEKEISNDVGNKLKNVVADFAKAFA, encoded by the coding sequence ATGGATATCCGCGCCGCCGAAATTTCCGCAATTCTCAAGAAGCAGATCAAGGACTTCGGCAAGGAAGCCGAAGTGTCCGAGATCGGCCAGGTGCTCTCCGTCGGTGACGGCATTGCCCGCGTCTACGGCCTCGACAATGTCCAGGCCGGCGAAATGGTCGAGTTCCCGAACGGGATCCGCGGCATGGCCCTCAACCTCGAAGTCGACAATGTCGGTATCGTGATCTTCGGTTCCGACCGCGACATCAAGGAAGGCGATACCGTCAAGCGTACCGGCGCCATCGTGGAAGTCCCTGTCGGCCGTGAACTGCTCGGCCGCGTGGTAGATGCGCTCGGTAATCCGATCGACGGCAAGGGGCCGATCAAATCGACGGAACGCCGCCGCGTCGACGTCAAGGCGCCCGGCATCATTCCGCGCAAATCGGTGCATGAACCGATGTCGACCGGCCTCAAGGCCGTCGACGCGCTGATCCCGATCGGCCGCGGCCAGCGCGAGCTGATCATCGGCGACCGCCAGACCGGCAAGACCGCCATCGTTCTCGACACGATCCTCAACCAGAAGCCGATCCATATCGCCGGACCCGACAAGGAAAAGCTGTACTGCGTCTATGTGGCCTGCGGCCAGAAGCGCTCGACCGTCGCCCAGTTCGTGAAGATCCTCGAAGACAATGGCGCGCTCGAATATTCGATCATCATCGCCGCCACCGCGTCCGATCCGGCGCCGCTGCAGTACCTTGCCCCGTTTACGGGCTGCACCATGGGTGAGTATTTCCGCGACAACGGCATGCATGCCGTGATCGCCTATGACGATCTCTCCAAGCAGGCGGTTGCCTATCGCCAGATGTCGCTGTTGCTGCGCCGCCCACCCGGCCGCGAAGCCTATCCGGGCGACGTCTTCTATCTCCATTCGCGCCTGCTCGAGCGCGCCGCCAAGCTCAATGATAGCCAGGGTGCGGGTTCGCTCACCGCCCTTCCCATCATCGAGACGCAGGCCAACGACGTGTCGGCCTATATCCCGACCAATGTGATTTCGATCACCGACGGTCAGATCTTCCTCGAAACCGATCTCTTCTATCAGGGCATCCGCCCGGCGGTGAACGTCGGTCTGTCGGTGTCGCGCGTCGGTTCCTCGGCGCAGATCAAGGCGATGAAGCAGGTCGCCGGCAAGATCAAGGGCGAGCTCGCGCAGTACCGCGAAATGGCGGCCTTCGCGCAGTTCGGCTCCGATCTCGACGCCGCCACGCAGCGTCTGCTCAACCGCGGCGCCCGCCTCACTGAACTCCTGAAGCAGCCGCAATTCTCGCCGCTGAAGACGGAAGAGCAGGTCGTGGTGATCTATGCCGGCGTGAACGGCTATCTCGACGCGCTGCCGGTCAACAAGGTGCGCGATTTCGAGGACGGGCTTCTGCGCCTCATCCGCGAGAACCATGCCGATATCCTCGATGCGATCCGCACCGAGAAGGAAATTTCCAACGATGTCGGCAACAAGCTCAAGAACGTCGTGGCGGACTTCGCCAAGGCGTTCGCTTGA
- a CDS encoding F0F1 ATP synthase subunit delta → MAQSDQTVSGVPGRYATALFELAQEDQSVDQVGADLANFQALLDESDDLSRLVRSPVFSAEDQISALEAICDQAGIKSLALNFIKLAAQNRRLFVISDMIKAYRTLVAQSKGEISAEVTSADTLTPKHLDDLKAAIKASVGRDVQLSTRVDPSILGGLIVKVGSRMVDNSLKTKLQNLKIAMKGTG, encoded by the coding sequence GTGGCTCAAAGTGATCAAACGGTATCAGGCGTCCCGGGACGTTATGCGACCGCCCTTTTTGAACTGGCGCAGGAAGACCAATCGGTCGACCAGGTCGGCGCCGACCTGGCGAATTTTCAGGCGCTGCTGGACGAATCCGACGATCTGAGCCGGCTCGTCCGCTCTCCAGTCTTTTCCGCCGAGGACCAGATTTCCGCCCTCGAGGCGATCTGCGACCAGGCCGGCATCAAGAGCCTCGCGCTCAATTTCATCAAGCTGGCCGCGCAAAACCGCCGACTCTTCGTGATCTCCGACATGATCAAGGCCTACCGCACGCTGGTGGCCCAGTCGAAGGGCGAGATCAGCGCCGAAGTCACTTCGGCCGACACTCTCACACCGAAACATCTCGACGACCTCAAGGCCGCCATCAAGGCGAGCGTGGGGCGCGACGTGCAACTCTCCACCCGGGTTGACCCCTCCATTCTCGGCGGCCTTATCGTCAAGGTCGGTTCGCGCATGGTGGACAATTCGCTCAAGACCAAACTTCAAAACCTCAAGATCGCGATGAAGGGGACCGGCTGA
- a CDS encoding DUF1127 domain-containing protein, whose amino-acid sequence MFNFFTDGLKRWNRYNTTKRELDLLTDRELADLGIMRSDIPRIARDSVSR is encoded by the coding sequence ATGTTCAACTTCTTCACTGATGGCCTCAAGCGCTGGAACCGTTACAACACCACCAAGCGTGAGCTCGACCTGCTCACCGACCGTGAGCTTGCCGATCTCGGCATCATGCGCTCCGACATTCCGCGCATCGCGCGGGATAGCGTGAGCCGCTAA
- the rbsK gene encoding ribokinase, translating to MTVAIFGSINMDVIAYLDRLPRPGETLHGAGYKMGLGGKGANQAVAARKLGADVCFIGRTGADSFGDAARAELTSYNVDLAHIRRDEDSATGIAIIKVGEGGQNMISVIAGANGAVDASDAAAAKADLEGARVLLLQLEVPLTGALAAARTVRAKGGTVILDPAPAPREPFPAEVIAAVDIVTPNESETAGLLGWQPATADDAVRAARELRSKGFRTALVKLGAKGVAFSGPESEGFVPPFKVTAIDTVAAGDSFNGGLAVALDEGRPLADAVRFAAAAGALSTTKKGASTAAPTRAEIDAFLASHSG from the coding sequence ATGACCGTCGCCATTTTCGGCTCCATCAATATGGATGTGATCGCCTATCTCGATCGTCTGCCGAGGCCCGGCGAAACCCTGCATGGCGCGGGCTACAAGATGGGACTCGGCGGCAAGGGCGCCAACCAGGCGGTGGCGGCGCGCAAGCTCGGCGCCGATGTGTGTTTCATCGGCCGCACCGGCGCTGATTCTTTCGGCGATGCGGCGCGCGCCGAACTCACCTCTTATAATGTCGACCTCGCCCATATCCGCCGCGACGAAGACTCGGCGACAGGCATCGCCATCATCAAGGTCGGCGAAGGCGGGCAGAACATGATCAGCGTGATCGCCGGCGCCAATGGCGCGGTCGATGCAAGCGACGCCGCGGCCGCGAAAGCCGATCTCGAGGGCGCACGCGTGCTCCTGCTGCAGCTCGAAGTGCCGCTCACAGGGGCCCTCGCCGCCGCCCGGACCGTGCGCGCCAAGGGCGGCACGGTGATTCTCGATCCGGCGCCGGCGCCAAGGGAACCATTTCCCGCCGAGGTCATCGCGGCGGTCGACATCGTAACCCCCAATGAAAGCGAGACGGCGGGCCTGCTCGGCTGGCAGCCGGCGACGGCCGATGACGCCGTGCGCGCGGCGCGCGAGCTCAGGAGCAAAGGCTTCCGCACCGCGCTGGTCAAGCTCGGCGCCAAGGGCGTCGCCTTCTCAGGTCCCGAATCGGAAGGCTTCGTGCCGCCCTTCAAGGTCACGGCCATAGACACGGTGGCGGCCGGCGACAGTTTCAATGGCGGCCTCGCCGTTGCTCTCGATGAAGGCAGACCGCTCGCCGACGCGGTGCGTTTCGCCGCCGCCGCAGGCGCTCTGTCGACGACCAAAAAAGGCGCTTCCACCGCCGCGCCAACGCGTGCCGAGATCGATGCTTTTCTCGCGTCTCACTCAGGGTAA
- a CDS encoding PotD/PotF family extracellular solute-binding protein: MSRFALSRRSALALMGGAVAFGATSRRAFAAGEIKVLNWQGYGTDEKWALEMFEKKTGIKVVHDYFNSEQEMLTKLRTSPGVYDVVLMNNIYVMEAAHEGLVQALDTAKFSNFNDLTPALRDSDRFVMGDKHFAIAWVWGLTSFAYNTQKIATRPDSMNALWDPAHAGKVGWRDDALESIQIAALATGQDMNAPADIEKIKEKLKGLKTQIKTFWSSEDEWNKYMAAGDYDIAVYWSGSAARSKKAMKLPVEFVVPKEGAIGWFDGLTIAANAPNPEGAAAFINFMVDPEFYVKWDNDIGAPASANAKANAQLPEDALNRVVLGDPEVVKRVQWMAPITDEQKQKNQELWDEVKTSFAL, translated from the coding sequence ATGTCACGCTTTGCACTGTCCCGCCGATCCGCCTTGGCCCTGATGGGCGGCGCGGTCGCTTTTGGGGCCACCAGCCGCCGCGCTTTTGCTGCTGGCGAGATCAAGGTTCTCAACTGGCAGGGCTATGGCACGGACGAGAAATGGGCGCTCGAGATGTTCGAGAAGAAGACCGGCATCAAGGTCGTCCATGACTATTTCAACTCCGAGCAGGAGATGCTGACCAAGTTGCGTACCAGCCCCGGCGTCTACGACGTGGTGCTGATGAACAACATCTATGTCATGGAAGCCGCCCATGAGGGCCTCGTCCAGGCGCTCGATACCGCGAAATTCTCCAACTTCAACGATCTCACTCCGGCGCTGCGCGACAGCGATCGTTTCGTGATGGGCGATAAGCACTTCGCCATCGCCTGGGTCTGGGGCCTCACCTCCTTCGCCTACAACACCCAGAAGATCGCCACCAGGCCCGACAGCATGAACGCGCTGTGGGATCCGGCCCATGCCGGCAAGGTCGGCTGGCGCGACGACGCGCTCGAATCGATCCAGATCGCTGCGCTTGCCACCGGCCAGGATATGAACGCGCCCGCCGATATCGAGAAGATCAAGGAAAAGCTGAAAGGCCTCAAGACGCAGATCAAGACCTTCTGGTCGTCGGAGGACGAGTGGAACAAATATATGGCGGCCGGCGATTACGATATCGCCGTCTACTGGTCGGGCTCGGCGGCGCGCTCCAAGAAGGCGATGAAGCTGCCGGTCGAATTTGTGGTGCCGAAGGAAGGCGCCATCGGCTGGTTCGACGGCCTCACCATCGCCGCCAATGCGCCCAATCCGGAAGGAGCGGCCGCCTTCATCAATTTCATGGTCGATCCCGAATTCTACGTAAAATGGGACAATGATATCGGAGCACCTGCTTCCGCCAACGCCAAGGCCAACGCCCAGCTGCCCGAGGATGCGCTCAACCGCGTCGTGCTCGGCGATCCCGAAGTGGTCAAGCGCGTCCAGTGGATGGCGCCGATCACCGACGAGCAGAAGCAGAAGAACCAGGAACTCTGGGACGAGGTCAAGACGAGCTTTGCCCTTTGA
- a CDS encoding ABC transporter permease — protein sequence MALSRQTRTVFALTAPAYLWLAVTVLLPLAAMFYFSFLTASPLGGKEVQFTLKHYTAFFTKQIYWYNAWRSIELGLYVTTLCLIIGYPAALGLAKYVKGRWREAIFLLIILPFWSNALVRTFSWTMVLREPFNILFSYPAIVVGLVHAYLPYAILTCYISLQAIDDSLIEAGRSLGATPAQAFRRITLPLSLPGILAAVFLIFVPVIGSFMEPRILGGKDAIMLGPIIEGQFITAFNWPLGAALSFTMLGMVLLILLIAAPFLKRQLEKG from the coding sequence ATGGCTCTCTCTCGCCAGACCCGCACAGTATTCGCACTGACGGCGCCGGCCTATCTGTGGCTCGCCGTGACGGTGCTGCTGCCGCTCGCGGCGATGTTCTACTTCAGCTTCCTCACCGCCTCGCCGCTCGGCGGCAAGGAAGTGCAGTTCACGCTGAAGCACTACACGGCCTTCTTCACCAAGCAGATCTACTGGTACAATGCTTGGCGCTCGATCGAGCTCGGCCTATATGTGACCACGCTCTGCCTCATCATCGGTTATCCCGCCGCCCTAGGGCTCGCCAAATATGTGAAGGGCCGCTGGCGCGAGGCCATCTTCCTGCTCATCATCCTGCCCTTCTGGTCCAACGCGCTGGTGCGCACCTTCTCCTGGACCATGGTGCTGCGCGAGCCCTTCAACATCCTCTTCTCCTATCCGGCGATCGTCGTCGGCCTCGTCCATGCTTATCTACCCTATGCGATCCTCACCTGTTACATCTCGCTGCAGGCGATCGACGACTCGCTCATCGAGGCGGGCCGCAGCCTCGGCGCGACACCCGCCCAGGCCTTCCGCCGCATCACCTTGCCCTTGAGCCTGCCCGGAATATTGGCGGCGGTGTTCCTCATCTTCGTGCCGGTGATCGGCTCCTTCATGGAGCCGCGCATATTGGGCGGCAAGGATGCGATCATGCTGGGGCCGATCATCGAGGGCCAGTTCATCACCGCCTTCAACTGGCCCTTGGGTGCTGCCCTTTCCTTCACCATGCTCGGCATGGTGCTGCTCATCCTGCTGATCGCGGCCCCTTTCCTCAAGCGCCAGTTGGAGAAAGGCTGA
- a CDS encoding ABC transporter permease yields the protein MERAAKTYLGLVLVFLYLPIAVMIVMAFNRSALYELPFTFDLVWFKALAQNERLLQASWNSVWIATVNAVIATTLGTLAAYAFARYDFRAKRLLQVLLFPPITIPWLIIGTSMLIFFFWTGIGRGLHAILLGHVALSLPYVIVVVGARFANFGPELEEAAASLGAAPWQTFWRVTIPVLLPGITAAALFAFAVSFDQFVISYFLAPPGTSTLPVEIYTSIRKGFTPEINAISSIIILFSMGLMLIVARNYKFGGDN from the coding sequence ATGGAACGCGCCGCCAAGACCTATCTGGGCCTCGTCCTCGTCTTTCTCTATCTGCCGATCGCGGTGATGATCGTCATGGCCTTCAACCGCTCGGCGCTCTACGAGTTGCCCTTCACCTTCGATCTCGTCTGGTTCAAGGCGCTCGCGCAGAACGAACGGCTGCTGCAGGCGAGTTGGAACAGCGTGTGGATTGCCACCGTCAATGCGGTGATCGCGACGACGCTTGGCACGCTCGCGGCCTATGCCTTCGCGCGCTACGACTTCCGCGCCAAGCGCCTGCTGCAGGTCCTGCTCTTTCCGCCGATCACTATCCCGTGGCTGATCATCGGCACCTCGATGCTGATCTTTTTCTTCTGGACCGGCATCGGCCGCGGCCTGCATGCAATCCTGCTCGGCCATGTGGCGCTCTCTTTGCCATATGTGATCGTGGTGGTGGGTGCCCGCTTCGCTAATTTCGGACCTGAGCTCGAGGAAGCCGCCGCAAGCCTGGGCGCCGCGCCCTGGCAGACCTTCTGGCGCGTCACCATTCCGGTGCTGCTGCCCGGCATCACCGCCGCAGCGCTCTTCGCCTTCGCCGTGTCCTTCGATCAGTTCGTGATCTCCTATTTTCTGGCGCCGCCCGGCACTTCGACCTTGCCGGTCGAGATCTACACGTCGATCCGCAAGGGCTTTACGCCGGAGATCAACGCCATTTCGTCGATCATCATCCTGTTCTCGATGGGTCTCATGCTGATCGTGGCGCGCAATTACAAATTCGGCGGAGACAATTGA
- a CDS encoding ABC transporter ATP-binding protein: MSRVDIQHVTKRYGTFAALDNVSITFNDGEFFGLLGPSGSGKTTLLRSIAGFITPDEGTISFDGEQVENVPVHRRAIGMVFQSYALFPHLTIGENIGFGLDVRGIAREDIRKRVAEMLSLVRLAGLEGRYPRQLSGGQQQRVALARALITKPKVLLLDEPLGALDRRLRQEMQVELKDIQRETGITAIFVTHDQEEALTLSDRIAIIDQGRLIQVDSPHTVYERPTNIFAANFLGDANVFRGTPVPEGLRLADGTIIATFTASTGAAIVRPEKLRVTSGHTKCSGNSLQGEIIQAIYSGASVTYRIRTKVLGETPLLAFIQNQTGEVLDTGASVTVNWDKEQTIPVNT, from the coding sequence ATGAGCCGCGTCGACATCCAGCATGTGACCAAGCGCTATGGCACCTTCGCCGCGCTCGACAATGTCTCGATCACCTTCAATGACGGCGAGTTCTTCGGCCTGCTCGGCCCCTCGGGCTCGGGCAAGACCACCTTGCTGCGCTCGATCGCGGGCTTCATCACGCCGGACGAGGGCACGATATCCTTCGACGGCGAGCAGGTCGAGAACGTGCCGGTGCATCGGCGCGCCATCGGCATGGTGTTCCAGTCCTATGCGCTTTTCCCGCATCTTACCATCGGCGAAAATATCGGCTTCGGCCTCGATGTGCGGGGTATCGCGCGCGAGGACATCAGGAAGCGCGTCGCCGAGATGCTTTCCCTCGTCCGCCTCGCCGGTCTCGAAGGCCGCTATCCACGGCAATTGTCGGGCGGCCAGCAGCAGCGCGTGGCGCTTGCCCGCGCGCTGATCACCAAGCCCAAAGTACTGCTGCTCGACGAACCTTTGGGCGCCCTCGACCGCAGGCTGCGCCAGGAAATGCAGGTGGAGCTCAAGGACATCCAGCGCGAAACCGGCATCACCGCGATTTTCGTGACGCATGACCAGGAGGAGGCGCTGACGCTCTCCGACCGCATCGCCATCATCGACCAGGGCCGATTGATCCAGGTCGACTCGCCGCACACAGTCTATGAGCGTCCCACCAATATCTTCGCCGCGAACTTTCTGGGCGACGCCAATGTGTTCCGCGGCACGCCGGTGCCGGAGGGGCTCAGGCTCGCCGACGGCACGATCATCGCCACGTTCACCGCTTCGACAGGTGCGGCCATCGTGCGGCCGGAGAAATTGCGCGTCACCAGCGGACATACCAAGTGCAGCGGCAACAGCCTTCAGGGCGAGATCATCCAGGCGATCTATTCCGGCGCCAGCGTGACCTATCGCATCCGCACCAAGGTGCTGGGCGAGACGCCGCTTCTCGCTTTCATCCAGAACCAGACGGGCGAGGTGCTCGACACCGGCGCCTCCGTCACGGTGAACTGGGACAAGGAACAGACCATTCCGGTGAATACATGA
- a CDS encoding cysteine hydrolase family protein, translating into MTISGLRFGAIGKHAVHASIDMQRLFAEDTEWASPVVHAIAPKVARICAHAPHLTLFTRFLTPEHVEEAKGQWQIYYRHWKSVLASNIAADMLDLLPALRRFVPPARVIDKYVHSAFEAPAFQEALDDLNADTIIFTGVETDVCVLATALTAIDRGYRTILVSDAIASSNEASHEAAFDGIYPRFDQQVELIDTDTLLKAWSP; encoded by the coding sequence ATGACCATCAGCGGACTTCGCTTCGGCGCCATCGGTAAGCACGCCGTCCATGCCTCGATCGACATGCAGCGGCTTTTCGCCGAGGATACCGAATGGGCCTCGCCGGTCGTGCATGCGATCGCGCCCAAGGTAGCCCGGATCTGCGCGCATGCCCCGCATCTCACTCTCTTTACCCGCTTCCTGACGCCGGAGCACGTCGAGGAGGCGAAGGGCCAGTGGCAGATCTATTACCGCCACTGGAAGAGCGTGCTGGCCAGCAATATCGCTGCCGACATGCTCGATCTCCTGCCGGCTCTGCGTCGTTTTGTGCCGCCGGCGCGCGTCATCGACAAATATGTGCATTCCGCCTTCGAGGCGCCGGCATTCCAGGAAGCGCTCGACGACCTCAATGCCGACACGATCATCTTCACCGGCGTCGAGACGGATGTCTGTGTGCTCGCCACCGCCTTGACCGCGATCGATCGTGGCTACCGCACCATCCTCGTTTCCGATGCGATCGCGAGCTCGAATGAAGCGAGCCACGAGGCCGCGTTCGACGGCATCTATCCGCGCTTCGACCAGCAGGTCGAGCTCATCGACACCGACACATTGCTGAAGGCCTGGTCGCCATGA
- a CDS encoding amylo-alpha-1,6-glucosidase, with the protein MTVPNYLRTPNIPTHRAWNSWAADRYLEMSHLPLGVKVTPVFYAASIGKTTLMGPGADIRLGRHEPDGRLIEASFAHGGTHLDWTYTKPSPFAVAGRWKTTKFGEWGLRYWVVLALSQTDGALWHYDEQTRTAYCTIGPRSVAIKAKHAPLLVTAHETLEDLRGEYETNGYWYLASRGETAKVLALRFNLEEAAENDFTIAIADRKEVAFALVAKPAAQATPSSRGAALDAMADIMGWNTIWDSVNHRPYITCSRNWDLKKFGGFGFWLNDTAINAFIVAQFDADQARENLAMLLSAATPQGNLPCIMTGNDAWVDRTQTPLISFIVWQIFLRTGNRLFIEMAYATLARNNEWIRSVRDGNGNGLLEFGSSDVGQGLYKGTKLAAKDESFMDNSPIHDEARWNAESRTLDSEDVGLNSLVCLDCEMLAHMARALGLSAEAKRHDAHAETMRKKIGTHFWDDNRKIFANRLWSGAFVKSVAPTSFYPLLCGAASKEQTKHLLKHLEDPEVFGGDFGLPSVSRDDPAVHDNVYWRGRIWPILNWLTWNGLERAGEFGAADRLVEKSWRLFGRSWDERRLSPENYHPETGEGLDQPDTDPFYSWSALLPFIAHAKVMSFLPWQGWVLRNEGEDFSVGPVMSPLGSVTVTRRDRTLTLRRGEEAIFTSDKQGRIAGPITTP; encoded by the coding sequence ATGACGGTTCCGAACTACCTGCGCACCCCAAACATCCCGACTCACCGCGCCTGGAACAGCTGGGCCGCCGACCGCTATCTCGAAATGTCGCATCTGCCGCTCGGCGTGAAGGTGACGCCGGTCTTTTATGCCGCGAGCATCGGCAAGACGACGCTCATGGGCCCTGGCGCCGACATCAGGCTCGGCCGGCACGAGCCGGACGGACGCCTCATCGAAGCCTCCTTCGCGCATGGCGGCACGCATCTCGACTGGACCTACACGAAGCCGTCGCCCTTCGCCGTCGCCGGACGCTGGAAGACGACGAAATTCGGTGAATGGGGCCTGCGCTACTGGGTGGTCCTCGCCTTGAGCCAGACCGACGGCGCGCTCTGGCATTATGACGAACAGACGCGCACCGCCTACTGCACCATCGGGCCGCGCAGCGTGGCGATCAAGGCGAAGCATGCTCCGCTTCTGGTGACGGCGCATGAGACGCTCGAGGACCTGCGCGGCGAATATGAGACCAATGGCTATTGGTATCTGGCATCGCGCGGTGAGACTGCCAAGGTGCTGGCTTTGCGCTTCAATCTCGAAGAGGCGGCGGAGAATGATTTCACGATCGCGATCGCCGACCGCAAGGAAGTGGCTTTCGCGCTGGTCGCCAAGCCTGCCGCTCAAGCCACGCCCTCCTCGCGCGGCGCAGCACTCGATGCGATGGCCGACATCATGGGATGGAATACGATCTGGGACAGCGTCAATCATCGTCCCTACATCACCTGCTCGCGCAACTGGGACTTGAAGAAATTCGGCGGCTTCGGTTTCTGGCTCAACGACACCGCGATCAACGCGTTCATTGTCGCGCAGTTCGATGCCGATCAGGCGCGCGAGAATCTGGCCATGCTGCTATCGGCGGCGACCCCGCAAGGCAACCTGCCTTGCATCATGACCGGCAATGACGCCTGGGTCGACCGCACCCAGACGCCGCTCATCTCCTTCATCGTCTGGCAGATCTTTCTGCGCACCGGCAACCGCCTCTTCATCGAGATGGCCTATGCGACCTTGGCGCGCAATAATGAATGGATCCGCTCGGTGCGCGACGGCAATGGCAATGGTTTGCTCGAATTCGGTTCCTCCGATGTAGGCCAGGGCCTCTATAAGGGCACCAAGCTCGCCGCCAAGGACGAGTCCTTCATGGACAATTCGCCTATTCATGACGAGGCGCGCTGGAACGCGGAAAGCCGCACCCTCGACAGCGAGGATGTCGGGCTCAACAGCCTCGTCTGCCTCGATTGCGAGATGCTGGCGCATATGGCTCGCGCACTGGGGCTGAGCGCGGAGGCCAAGCGGCATGACGCTCATGCCGAGACGATGCGCAAGAAGATCGGTACGCATTTCTGGGACGACAATCGCAAGATCTTCGCCAACCGCCTGTGGTCGGGCGCTTTCGTGAAGAGCGTGGCGCCGACAAGCTTCTATCCCCTGCTGTGCGGCGCCGCCTCGAAGGAACAGACGAAACACCTGCTGAAGCATCTCGAAGACCCGGAGGTGTTCGGTGGAGACTTCGGGCTCCCCTCGGTGTCGCGCGACGACCCGGCGGTCCACGACAACGTCTATTGGCGCGGCCGCATCTGGCCGATCCTCAACTGGCTGACATGGAACGGGCTCGAGCGCGCCGGCGAATTTGGGGCCGCCGATCGGCTGGTCGAGAAGAGCTGGCGCCTCTTCGGCCGCAGCTGGGACGAAAGGCGCCTGTCGCCGGAGAACTACCATCCCGAGACCGGCGAAGGTCTCGATCAGCCCGATACCGACCCCTTCTATTCCTGGTCGGCGCTTCTGCCCTTTATAGCGCATGCCAAGGTGATGAGTTTCCTGCCCTGGCAGGGATGGGTCTTGCGCAATGAAGGCGAGGATTTCAGCGTCGGCCCGGTCATGAGCCCCTTGGGCAGCGTGACGGTGACGCGCAGGGACAGGACGCTCACCCTCAGGCGCGGCGAGGAAGCCATCTTCACCAGCGACAAGCAGGGCCGCATTGCCGGACCGATCACGACCCCGTGA